A portion of the Microbulbifer agarilyticus genome contains these proteins:
- the rlmN gene encoding 23S rRNA (adenine(2503)-C(2))-methyltransferase RlmN, which translates to MTATVETVQTEKVNLLGLSVDKLADFFAGLGEKRFRAVQVLKWIHQNGVDDFEQMTNVSKAMRAKLSEIAEVRAPKVLKQMDSADGTRKWLIEVTGGNVIETVYIPDGDRGTLCVSSQVGCSLDCSFCATGKQGFNRDLTAAEIIGQVWIACKSFGQLQPNGPRKVTNVVMMGMGEPLLNFDNVVDSMNLMMEDNAYGISKRRVTLSTSGVVPALDRLAEVTDVSLAISLHAPNDELRNELVPINKKYPIAMLLDSAQRYIENMPDNHRKMTIEYTMIREVNDRPEHAEQLAELLRDVPVKINLIPFNPFELSDYQRVSNNALRRFQQILLDKGYTVTVRTTRGDDIDAACGQLAGQVNDRTRRSERYRNAERAVRIVGQA; encoded by the coding sequence ATGACCGCGACTGTTGAAACAGTACAAACCGAAAAAGTGAACCTGCTGGGTCTGTCTGTGGACAAGCTTGCGGACTTTTTTGCCGGTTTGGGCGAAAAGCGTTTCCGCGCGGTGCAGGTATTGAAGTGGATTCACCAGAATGGCGTGGACGACTTCGAGCAGATGACCAACGTCAGCAAAGCCATGCGTGCCAAGCTGTCCGAAATCGCCGAAGTGCGTGCGCCCAAGGTCCTGAAGCAGATGGACTCCGCGGACGGTACCCGCAAGTGGCTGATCGAAGTCACCGGCGGCAATGTAATTGAGACCGTGTATATCCCGGATGGCGACCGCGGCACCCTGTGTGTGTCTTCTCAGGTGGGCTGTTCTCTGGATTGCAGCTTCTGTGCCACCGGCAAGCAGGGCTTTAACCGTGACCTGACTGCGGCTGAAATTATTGGCCAGGTGTGGATCGCGTGTAAGTCGTTTGGCCAGTTACAGCCTAATGGTCCGCGCAAGGTCACTAACGTTGTGATGATGGGCATGGGTGAGCCCCTGCTCAACTTCGACAACGTGGTCGATTCCATGAACCTGATGATGGAAGACAATGCCTACGGTATCTCCAAGCGTCGGGTCACCCTGAGTACCTCCGGCGTGGTACCCGCACTGGACCGTCTGGCGGAAGTAACCGATGTGAGCCTGGCGATCTCCCTGCACGCGCCCAATGACGAGCTGCGCAACGAGCTGGTGCCGATTAACAAGAAGTATCCCATCGCCATGCTGCTCGACAGCGCCCAGCGCTATATCGAGAACATGCCGGATAACCATCGCAAGATGACCATCGAGTACACCATGATCCGGGAGGTGAATGACCGCCCGGAGCACGCAGAACAGCTGGCCGAGCTACTGCGTGATGTGCCGGTGAAGATAAATCTGATACCCTTTAATCCGTTTGAGCTGTCCGATTATCAGCGGGTCAGCAATAACGCTTTGCGACGTTTTCAACAGATTTTGTTGGACAAAGGCTATACCGTAACCGTGCGTACCACCCGTGGCGATGACATCGATGCGGCTTGTGGTCAGCTGGCCGGCCAAGTAAACGACCGTACCCGCCGCTCCGAGCGCTATCGCAACGCCGAGCGCGCAGTACGGATTGTTGGCCAGGCCTAA
- the ndk gene encoding nucleoside-diphosphate kinase — protein sequence MALERTLSIIKPDAVAKNVIGEIESRFEKAGLRIVAMKMVQLSQEKAEGFYAEHKERPFFKDLVEFMTSGPVVVQVLEGENAILANRDLMGATNPKEADAGTIRADFADSIDANAVHGSDSAASAEREVNYFFAAEEICAR from the coding sequence ATGGCCCTGGAACGTACTCTGTCCATCATCAAGCCGGACGCCGTAGCCAAGAACGTAATCGGCGAAATCGAAAGCCGCTTTGAGAAAGCCGGCCTGCGCATTGTTGCCATGAAAATGGTTCAGCTGTCTCAGGAGAAGGCTGAAGGTTTCTACGCAGAGCACAAAGAGCGTCCTTTCTTTAAAGACCTGGTTGAATTCATGACCTCTGGCCCGGTTGTTGTACAGGTTCTGGAAGGCGAAAACGCCATCCTGGCCAACCGCGACCTGATGGGTGCTACCAACCCGAAAGAAGCTGACGCTGGCACCATTCGCGCTGACTTCGCTGACAGCATCGATGCAAACGCTGTTCACGGTTCCGACTCCGCGGCTTCCGCTGAGCGTGAAGTGAACTACTTCTTCGCTGCCGAAGAAATCTGCGCACGCTAA
- the iscX gene encoding Fe-S cluster assembly protein IscX codes for MKWTDIHDIAIELSDGHPDIDPLTVNFVDLRKWVMNLPDFDDDPERCGEKILEAIQAAWIEENE; via the coding sequence ATGAAGTGGACGGATATTCACGATATAGCCATCGAACTGAGCGATGGCCACCCGGATATTGACCCGTTGACGGTCAATTTCGTCGATCTTCGCAAGTGGGTGATGAATCTGCCGGATTTTGACGACGATCCGGAGCGCTGCGGGGAAAAGATCCTGGAGGCCATTCAGGCCGCATGGATCGAAGAGAACGAGTAG
- the fdx gene encoding ISC system 2Fe-2S type ferredoxin — translation MPKIVFLPHEELCPEGKVVEVDPGITVCDAALKHGVHIEHACEKSCACTTCHVIVREGFDSLEEPDELEEDLLDKAWGLEPESRLSCQAVVEQEDLVVEIPKYTINQVSEKH, via the coding sequence ATGCCGAAAATCGTTTTCCTACCCCATGAAGAACTGTGTCCTGAGGGCAAGGTTGTCGAGGTGGATCCCGGTATTACCGTATGTGATGCCGCCCTGAAGCACGGTGTCCACATTGAGCATGCCTGTGAGAAGTCCTGTGCGTGTACTACCTGCCATGTCATCGTGCGTGAAGGGTTTGACTCTCTGGAAGAGCCGGACGAGCTGGAAGAGGACCTGTTGGATAAAGCCTGGGGCCTGGAGCCGGAATCTCGCCTATCCTGCCAGGCAGTGGTCGAGCAGGAGGATCTGGTGGTCGAAATTCCCAAGTACACCATCAATCAGGTTTCGGAAAAACACTAA
- the hscA gene encoding Fe-S protein assembly chaperone HscA — protein MALLQISEPGQTPEPHQRKRAVGIDLGTTNSLVATVRSGTAEALPAEDGKAILPSVVRYTDAGIEVGYGARAAAGDDPYNTLVSIKRLMGRGLADIKHFGEQLPYHFAEDTGGMPAIETVSGAVNPVQVSAEILKVLAQRGADSLGGELDGAVITVPAYFDDAQRQATKDAAKLAGLKVLRLLNEPTAAAVAYGLDKTDDGADSADKTIAVYDLGGGTFDISILRLSKGIFEVLSTGGDSALGGDDFDRTVAEWIAAEAGLGTDLDAGTQRKLLDAARAAKEALAAEEAVAVSYQGWSGSLSREKLAELLDPLISKTLRACKHALRDANLSAEDVEEVVLVGGSTRTLRVREKVEGFFGRKPHADIDPDKVVAIGAAIQADVLVGNKSREDLLLLDVIPLSLGIETMGGLTEKLIHRNTTIPVAKAQEFTTFKDGQTAMAIHVVQGERELVGDCRSLARFELRGIPPMVAGAAHIRVTYQVDADGLLSVTAMEKSSGVQAEITVKPSYGLEDTDITRMLQDSYANAEEDIAARALREAQVEAERTLEAMLVALQENGAELLSEAELSELEQAMQGLRQAHNEGTADEIRSRVEALNTLSEPFAARRMDSSIKRAMQGHSLDEFDKP, from the coding sequence ATGGCATTACTGCAGATTTCCGAACCAGGCCAAACTCCCGAACCCCACCAGCGCAAGCGCGCGGTAGGGATCGATTTAGGCACCACCAATTCACTGGTGGCAACGGTGCGCAGCGGCACTGCTGAAGCCTTGCCGGCGGAGGATGGTAAAGCCATTCTGCCGTCTGTGGTGCGCTATACCGATGCCGGTATCGAAGTCGGGTATGGCGCGCGCGCCGCTGCGGGAGATGATCCCTATAACACTCTGGTTTCCATCAAGCGTTTGATGGGTCGCGGGCTCGCGGATATCAAACACTTCGGTGAGCAATTGCCGTATCACTTTGCCGAAGATACCGGCGGTATGCCGGCTATCGAAACTGTTTCTGGTGCCGTAAACCCGGTGCAGGTATCGGCGGAAATCCTCAAAGTGCTGGCGCAGCGCGGTGCCGACTCCCTCGGTGGCGAGCTGGATGGTGCGGTAATCACCGTACCGGCATATTTTGACGATGCGCAGCGCCAAGCGACCAAAGACGCGGCCAAGCTGGCCGGCCTGAAAGTGTTGCGCCTGCTGAACGAGCCCACCGCGGCAGCAGTTGCCTACGGCTTGGATAAGACAGACGACGGTGCCGACTCCGCCGATAAAACTATCGCGGTCTACGACCTGGGTGGCGGCACCTTTGATATCTCCATTTTGCGCCTGTCCAAGGGCATCTTCGAAGTGCTTTCCACCGGTGGCGATAGTGCGCTCGGTGGTGATGATTTTGACCGCACAGTGGCGGAGTGGATTGCCGCAGAGGCAGGGCTCGGTACCGATCTGGACGCGGGCACCCAGCGCAAGTTGCTGGATGCGGCGCGCGCGGCAAAAGAAGCGCTGGCTGCGGAAGAAGCGGTTGCGGTGTCCTATCAAGGTTGGAGCGGTTCGCTGAGCCGGGAAAAGCTCGCAGAGTTGTTGGACCCGCTGATTAGCAAAACCCTGCGCGCGTGCAAGCATGCGCTGCGCGACGCGAACCTATCCGCAGAAGATGTGGAAGAGGTCGTGCTGGTTGGTGGTTCCACGCGCACGCTGCGTGTGCGTGAAAAGGTGGAGGGGTTCTTTGGCAGAAAGCCCCACGCCGATATCGACCCAGACAAGGTGGTGGCCATTGGCGCCGCGATTCAGGCGGATGTGCTGGTGGGCAATAAGTCCCGCGAAGACTTGCTGTTACTGGATGTGATTCCGCTTTCCCTGGGTATCGAAACCATGGGTGGCCTCACCGAGAAACTGATTCACCGCAATACCACCATTCCTGTGGCCAAGGCCCAGGAGTTCACCACCTTCAAAGATGGTCAGACTGCGATGGCCATCCACGTGGTGCAGGGTGAGCGCGAGCTGGTGGGCGACTGCCGTTCGCTGGCGCGTTTCGAACTGCGCGGTATTCCGCCCATGGTGGCTGGTGCGGCGCATATTCGCGTGACCTACCAGGTGGATGCGGATGGCCTGCTGTCGGTGACCGCGATGGAAAAAAGTAGTGGCGTGCAGGCCGAGATTACCGTCAAGCCATCCTATGGGCTTGAGGACACTGATATCACGCGTATGCTGCAGGACTCCTATGCCAATGCCGAGGAAGATATTGCGGCGCGCGCACTCCGTGAGGCGCAGGTCGAGGCCGAGCGCACCCTGGAGGCCATGCTTGTTGCCCTGCAAGAAAACGGTGCGGAACTGTTGAGTGAAGCCGAGCTGAGTGAGCTCGAGCAGGCCATGCAGGGACTACGGCAGGCGCACAATGAGGGTACCGCAGACGAGATTCGCAGCCGGGTCGAAGCGCTCAATACCCTGTCCGAGCCCTTCGCCGCGCGCCGTATGGATTCTTCCATCAAACGCGCAATGCAAGGCCACAGCCTGGATGAATTTGATAAGCCCTGA
- the hscB gene encoding co-chaperone HscB, whose amino-acid sequence MQQNHFEIFGLPVGYQVDRQALAKRYRELQQEFHPDRFAAKSDREQMLAMQYAAQINEANNTLKDPVARAAYLLKLRGVEIKAEQTTADGAFLMQQMMLRERLEEVREASDPESELEELGAEAASLFKAQEQAFSDALDAEALGDGESALSKLQFLAKLQRQIEELEEDLLD is encoded by the coding sequence ATGCAGCAGAATCACTTTGAAATTTTTGGTTTGCCGGTTGGCTACCAGGTAGATCGCCAAGCGCTGGCGAAACGCTACCGCGAATTGCAGCAGGAGTTTCACCCGGATCGCTTCGCCGCAAAATCTGACCGCGAGCAAATGCTGGCCATGCAGTACGCCGCGCAGATCAATGAAGCTAACAACACGCTGAAAGATCCCGTGGCCCGTGCTGCCTATTTGCTGAAGTTGCGCGGCGTGGAGATCAAGGCGGAGCAGACCACCGCGGATGGCGCCTTTCTGATGCAGCAGATGATGTTGCGTGAGCGTCTCGAAGAGGTGCGCGAGGCGTCTGATCCGGAGTCAGAGTTGGAAGAGCTTGGCGCCGAAGCCGCCAGCCTGTTCAAGGCCCAGGAGCAGGCATTTTCCGATGCGCTGGATGCGGAGGCGCTGGGCGATGGCGAGAGCGCGTTGTCGAAGCTGCAGTTCCTCGCCAAGTTGCAGCGACAAATCGAAGAGCTCGAAGAAGATTTACTGGATTAA
- the iscA gene encoding iron-sulfur cluster assembly protein IscA — protein sequence MAITMTEAAQAHVAKQLASRGKGIGIRVGVKTAGCSGMAYVLEFVDEAQAEDAVFDSGDVKLIVDPKSLAYLDGTELDFVKEGLNEGFEFKNPNVKNECGCGESFHV from the coding sequence ATGGCAATTACCATGACCGAAGCGGCCCAGGCACACGTGGCCAAACAGCTGGCCAGTCGCGGTAAAGGTATCGGTATTCGGGTCGGCGTGAAAACCGCCGGCTGCTCCGGTATGGCTTACGTACTTGAGTTTGTTGACGAAGCGCAGGCGGAAGATGCGGTGTTTGACTCGGGCGATGTAAAGTTGATCGTCGACCCCAAGAGCCTTGCTTATCTGGACGGCACCGAACTGGATTTCGTCAAGGAGGGGTTGAATGAGGGCTTTGAGTTCAAAAACCCCAATGTGAAAAATGAGTGTGGCTGCGGCGAGAGCTTTCACGTTTAA
- the iscU gene encoding Fe-S cluster assembly scaffold IscU translates to MAYSDKVIDHYEHPRNVGRLDDEADNVGTGMVGAPACGDVMRLQIQVDDNGIIEDAKFKTYGCGSAIASSSLLTEWVKGKSLDEAAQIKNTEIAEELALPPVKIHCSVLAEDAIKAAVKNIREKRGEEAEQAAG, encoded by the coding sequence ATGGCCTATAGCGATAAAGTAATTGACCACTATGAACACCCCCGCAATGTCGGTCGTTTGGACGACGAAGCGGACAACGTGGGCACCGGCATGGTTGGCGCCCCCGCTTGTGGCGACGTGATGCGCCTGCAGATTCAGGTGGACGACAACGGCATCATTGAAGACGCCAAGTTCAAGACCTACGGCTGCGGCTCCGCCATTGCTTCCAGTTCCCTACTGACCGAGTGGGTGAAAGGCAAGTCCCTGGACGAGGCAGCACAGATCAAGAACACCGAAATTGCCGAAGAGTTGGCATTGCCTCCGGTGAAAATTCACTGCTCCGTTCTGGCGGAAGACGCCATTAAAGCGGCAGTGAAAAATATCCGCGAGAAGCGCGGTGAAGAAGCCGAGCAGGCTGCGGGCTAA
- a CDS encoding IscS subfamily cysteine desulfurase — MKLPIYLDYSATCPVDPRVASKMAEQLTMEGNFGNPASRSHLYGWKAEEAVEDARRHVAELINADPREIVWTSGATESDNLAIKGAAHFYQGRGKHIITSKIEHKAVLDTCRQLEREGFEVTYLNPKEDGIVYPEQVAEAMREDTILVSLMHVNNEIGVINDIAAIGELCRERKVIFHVDAAQSPGKIDIDLAEMKVDLMSFSAHKIYGPKGIGALYVRRKPRVRLEAQMHGGGHERGMRSGTLPTHQIVGMGEAFRIAKEEMADESKRMLALRERFWSQISDMEEVHINGSAEQRVPGNLNVSFAFVEGESLIMSLKDLAISSGSACTSASLEPSYVLRALGVNDELAHSSLRFSFGRFTTEQDVDTAAKEVRKAVEKLRELSPLWDMYKDGVDLSTIEWAAH; from the coding sequence ATGAAGCTTCCCATTTATCTGGATTATTCGGCAACTTGTCCGGTAGACCCGCGCGTCGCCAGTAAAATGGCGGAGCAGCTGACGATGGAAGGCAACTTCGGTAACCCGGCCTCCCGTTCTCACCTTTACGGCTGGAAGGCGGAAGAGGCGGTCGAGGACGCGCGTCGTCACGTAGCCGAGCTGATTAACGCGGACCCGCGTGAGATCGTGTGGACCAGCGGCGCGACCGAATCTGACAACCTCGCGATTAAAGGTGCGGCGCACTTCTATCAGGGCCGCGGCAAGCACATCATTACTTCCAAGATTGAGCACAAGGCGGTACTGGATACCTGTCGTCAGCTCGAGCGCGAAGGCTTCGAAGTGACCTACCTGAACCCCAAGGAAGACGGCATCGTCTATCCGGAGCAGGTAGCGGAAGCGATGCGTGAGGACACCATCCTGGTGAGCCTGATGCACGTAAACAACGAAATCGGTGTGATCAACGATATTGCCGCGATCGGTGAGCTGTGTCGTGAGCGCAAGGTTATTTTCCACGTAGATGCCGCGCAGAGCCCTGGCAAGATCGATATCGATTTGGCGGAAATGAAAGTGGACCTGATGTCCTTCTCTGCGCACAAAATTTATGGCCCCAAGGGCATTGGCGCCCTGTATGTGCGCCGCAAGCCGCGTGTGCGCCTGGAAGCGCAGATGCACGGTGGCGGTCACGAGCGCGGTATGCGTTCCGGTACCCTGCCGACCCATCAGATCGTTGGTATGGGCGAAGCCTTCCGCATCGCCAAAGAAGAAATGGCTGACGAATCCAAGCGCATGCTGGCCCTGCGCGAGCGTTTCTGGAGCCAGATCAGCGATATGGAAGAAGTGCATATCAACGGCTCCGCTGAGCAGCGCGTGCCTGGGAACCTGAATGTAAGCTTTGCGTTTGTGGAAGGGGAAAGCCTGATTATGTCCCTGAAGGACCTGGCGATTTCCTCTGGTTCCGCGTGTACCTCTGCCAGCCTTGAGCCGAGCTATGTATTGCGTGCTTTGGGCGTGAACGATGAGCTGGCTCACAGTTCTCTGCGCTTCAGTTTTGGCCGTTTTACCACGGAACAGGACGTGGATACCGCGGCCAAAGAAGTAAGAAAGGCAGTAGAAAAACTGCGTGAGCTGTCCCCGCTGTGGGATATGTACAAGGATGGCGTTGACCTCAGCACCATCGAATGGGCGGCACATTAA
- the iscR gene encoding Fe-S cluster assembly transcriptional regulator IscR, with product MRLTTKGRYAVTAMLDLALHAERGPISLADISKRQDISLSYLEQLFSRLRQAELVCSVRGPGGGYRLARTSAEICVAEIIDAVNESVDATSCGGNSDCSGGEQCLTHYLWTDLSEQIHGFLNGISLEDMVKRAEVQEVARRQDRRGRALDDSGEQKVAIIGGLQ from the coding sequence ATGCGTTTGACAACCAAAGGGCGGTATGCGGTCACAGCCATGCTGGATCTGGCGTTGCATGCCGAGCGCGGGCCCATCAGTCTGGCCGATATTTCCAAACGCCAGGATATATCCCTGTCTTACCTCGAGCAGCTGTTCTCTCGCCTGCGCCAAGCGGAGCTGGTGTGCAGCGTGCGAGGGCCGGGCGGTGGTTACCGTCTGGCGCGGACCAGCGCAGAGATCTGCGTGGCGGAAATTATCGATGCGGTAAATGAATCCGTGGATGCCACCAGTTGTGGCGGAAACAGCGACTGCTCCGGCGGCGAGCAGTGCCTGACCCACTATCTGTGGACCGATCTCAGCGAGCAGATTCACGGCTTCCTCAACGGTATTAGCCTGGAAGACATGGTTAAGCGCGCAGAGGTTCAGGAAGTGGCCCGTCGACAAGACCGTCGCGGTAGGGCTCTGGACGATTCCGGTGAGCAGAAAGTGGCGATTATTGGCGGCCTGCAGTAA
- the trmJ gene encoding tRNA (cytosine(32)/uridine(32)-2'-O)-methyltransferase TrmJ: MASQSALAALDNIRVVLVNSAHPGNIGGAARALKNMGLSQLYLVQPREFPAANAVWRAAGASELLDSAVVVETLEEAVADCGLVVATSARERRIPWPLLTPRECGERAVAEAKTHPVALVFGREDRGLTNDELQACNYHVHIPSNPEYSSLNLATAVQVLVYEARMAALEAEKGEALRFTDWDRPPARAQDMELYYEHLELALAELGFIDPDNPRQTITRLRRLFSRVRPDDMELGILRGMLTAIQNHIHRSGGKGRPD, from the coding sequence ATGGCTTCACAGTCAGCGCTGGCAGCGTTGGACAATATCCGTGTTGTACTGGTGAATAGCGCGCACCCGGGCAATATCGGCGGTGCTGCCCGCGCGCTGAAGAATATGGGACTGAGCCAGCTGTATCTGGTGCAGCCCCGTGAGTTCCCCGCGGCCAATGCGGTATGGCGCGCTGCTGGCGCATCGGAGCTGCTGGATTCCGCCGTGGTCGTGGAGACCTTGGAGGAAGCGGTCGCAGATTGTGGTTTGGTGGTGGCGACCAGTGCGCGGGAGCGCCGCATACCCTGGCCACTGCTGACCCCACGCGAATGCGGTGAGCGCGCAGTTGCGGAGGCCAAAACCCACCCGGTGGCATTGGTGTTCGGGCGCGAAGACCGCGGTCTCACCAATGATGAGCTGCAGGCGTGTAACTACCATGTGCACATTCCTTCCAATCCCGAATACAGCTCCCTGAATCTCGCCACCGCGGTGCAGGTATTGGTGTACGAGGCCCGTATGGCTGCGCTGGAAGCTGAAAAGGGTGAAGCGCTGCGCTTTACCGACTGGGATCGCCCGCCCGCCCGGGCTCAGGATATGGAGTTGTACTACGAGCATCTGGAGCTGGCGCTGGCGGAACTCGGCTTTATTGACCCGGATAATCCCCGCCAAACCATTACCCGACTGCGCCGTCTGTTCAGTCGCGTGCGCCCGGACGATATGGAGCTGGGTATCCTGCGCGGAATGCTGACCGCGATACAGAACCATATTCATCGCAGTGGGGGCAAGGGGCGGCCTGACTAG
- a CDS encoding inositol monophosphatase family protein, which produces MEPMLNIALRAARKAGELIERAWERGDLMKFEEKGRNDYVTEVDKASEQEIIYHLRKAYPKHSIRAEESGVIEGAEPEYEWIIDPLDGTTNFIHGMPHFAISIACRYKGQIEHAVVLDPIKREEFTASRGRGAALNGRRIRVSNRQGLNGALIGTGIPFSGEQLDNIDTYLAAMKEIAGQTAGIRRPGAAALDLAYVAAGRFDGFWEMYLNTWDIAAGSLLVKEAGGLISDFRGGNDYLDTGNLVCATPKTFKPLLQIVGKHLGKIRQ; this is translated from the coding sequence ATGGAACCCATGCTGAATATTGCCCTGCGCGCGGCGCGCAAGGCCGGTGAACTGATCGAACGCGCCTGGGAGCGCGGCGACCTGATGAAGTTTGAAGAGAAAGGTCGCAACGATTACGTGACGGAAGTGGACAAGGCCAGCGAGCAGGAAATCATCTATCACCTGCGCAAGGCTTACCCTAAGCACAGCATCCGCGCCGAAGAAAGTGGCGTCATCGAAGGGGCCGAGCCGGAATACGAGTGGATCATCGACCCACTGGACGGTACCACCAACTTTATTCACGGCATGCCGCACTTCGCGATATCTATCGCCTGTCGCTACAAAGGACAGATCGAGCACGCCGTGGTTCTGGACCCGATCAAACGTGAAGAATTTACCGCGAGCCGCGGCCGTGGCGCAGCCCTGAATGGCCGCCGTATTCGTGTATCCAACCGTCAGGGTTTGAACGGCGCACTGATTGGCACCGGCATTCCATTCAGCGGCGAACAACTGGATAACATCGACACCTACTTAGCGGCAATGAAAGAAATCGCCGGGCAAACTGCCGGCATCCGTCGCCCTGGAGCAGCAGCACTGGACCTCGCCTACGTTGCCGCCGGCCGTTTCGACGGTTTCTGGGAAATGTACCTGAACACCTGGGACATCGCCGCAGGCTCACTGCTGGTCAAAGAAGCTGGCGGCCTGATCAGCGATTTCCGTGGCGGCAATGACTACCTGGATACCGGCAACCTGGTTTGCGCCACGCCGAAAACCTTCAAGCCGCTGCTGCAAATTGTTGGCAAGCACCTGGGCAAAATCCGCCAGTAA